The Xylanibacillus composti genome window below encodes:
- a CDS encoding S-layer homology domain-containing protein produces MTENWSEADLKTWRSYLALCLSFMLAFGGFFPGVGLIAEAAPSVGGLPTDKLYYDANEDPLTLAPNVSLSVYGDEIFADGYLRFDINGGVKANETLALRVTETPIQIGGALLTSDGHNIYLNGVTIGSVNTTDNGVGNALQIDFSTPLENGNFEEFYEVAGRLQLPGWEINSDSQIFLGELATKTKGIPYESISGSGPYTVTGSVYAGGPTYTYTTDEAYPGNQFYEGQERPLSNPGRSIAQINIVDNNHSLELGFTSGSITGTRNVPPFGTAFRAEAVSADFFEAKRGDRLAFDWKAAGQDDNYEVYGFIVDESGNHIELMYGRGQTGDWTSYRGEIPHDGRYKFRFVVGSYDKTGGLVLGASLEIDNVRLLSSAITDKVAESVARLVTYSNDGTAVDPLQRQIDMTLANSEGDTYTIGGVTVVAEPRLKLLSAIVEDEKPGELVLTFNLPVGNHVNDVDLDNLKVNGLEIDSVLSVEDEKVVVKLKEPAGPGELTLSYDAERDNVQSVNEPDNKLPSMIADNLGGPVDNQIIPLELERIQVIGEEPYNTVDLVFNKPVGGAGLEVGKIIPGFEIGGKSVTVEEINGNIVRVKIDGTLQADDQVTYDADNGIADANNRNNTLAPIEGENPASQPDVTEDPLQLVRVEVEHETPNQVKLTFNYPIDDASFNWTGFEINGLTPIGKLSPDDNDPVVVLELPEPLGPEELSLIYDKAKGSVGSYYNPATNLLDNIGAAEQPDTVANKIRALELVRVTTDPNNPAQLKLKFNMPIATDGLAPGEAIAGLTVGDDKKPVYYVGSNGAGDEITVRLDAPYVAGDELAYDETAGDIAAAGNVNNELGNINLSTIPMVSGKISEFGLELNGEPLVLLPDFDPDKNNGNGEGYLAVVPNDVTSVSISPTPYNVEETVTKVWLNGVEVVKDSVDGWDWSNLGELQEGRNEIKVQVFDQTDLTAPLEEYTIVIVRATGKLINLESSHGQLSPAFDADAEEQDYEIRVGNAVRSIALTATALDPGAQIVMSINDGEAIPVVNGDASESFSLRVGTNTILVTVTDSSGQVTEYTVTVIRSGASSGGGGPVTESVTVDVIIGGDKEADIVKVDIHRTRENGSIHDRVAFTPEKAEEAAQKAAETGESIARIVIPDPEDEVSELQVDIPLETLKILQDSGIDLEIYTDHGVIQIPRTSLEGLEEEFYFRLVPVRDPNLRSEVEERATTERIVREMAGNKEVYVVTRPMTIETNLSSRPVTLILPLRDVQLPSDAAEREQFLSELSIFIEHTDGDKALVQGKPVRMNDGTWGLQFGIAKFSTFTIVHTASDGRHESYMNGYPDGTFKPENGLTRAELAMILDNLGAAGSVVGEGYSDVADTHWAATAIKRVQAAELMTGYPDATFRPDQMITRAEMAAFAFNYLNLQAATEETTYSDVSPTYWAHGFIAALTQEGWMEGYLDGTFKPAGLLTRAEAVTLINQLFERGPLYNAPTSIWPDVKESHWAFRDIMEASVDHSYKLRTEGGEHWVSP; encoded by the coding sequence ATGACAGAAAATTGGAGTGAAGCAGATTTGAAGACATGGAGATCATACCTGGCGTTGTGCTTATCCTTTATGCTTGCGTTTGGAGGCTTTTTTCCAGGGGTCGGGCTGATAGCAGAAGCAGCTCCAAGTGTTGGCGGGTTGCCGACAGACAAACTCTATTACGATGCAAATGAGGATCCTCTTACTCTGGCTCCTAATGTAAGTCTTAGTGTGTATGGGGACGAGATTTTTGCTGACGGCTACCTCCGCTTTGATATCAATGGCGGGGTGAAGGCAAATGAAACGTTGGCGCTGCGAGTTACCGAGACTCCGATCCAAATAGGCGGGGCATTGCTTACTTCTGACGGCCACAATATTTACTTGAACGGGGTAACCATTGGTTCAGTAAATACTACGGATAATGGAGTAGGAAACGCATTGCAGATCGATTTCTCTACTCCTCTGGAAAATGGCAACTTCGAAGAATTTTACGAAGTAGCTGGGAGATTGCAGCTTCCAGGTTGGGAGATTAATTCCGACTCCCAAATCTTTTTAGGGGAACTTGCCACAAAAACTAAAGGCATACCATACGAGTCCATAAGCGGCAGCGGCCCATACACCGTCACAGGTTCCGTGTATGCAGGCGGCCCAACGTATACTTATACCACTGATGAAGCCTATCCAGGCAACCAGTTCTACGAAGGTCAGGAGCGGCCCCTGTCAAATCCGGGGAGATCCATTGCTCAAATAAATATTGTGGATAATAATCATTCTTTAGAGCTTGGATTTACGAGCGGCAGCATTACAGGTACTCGAAATGTACCTCCTTTTGGCACTGCATTTCGGGCGGAGGCTGTAAGCGCGGATTTCTTTGAAGCCAAGCGAGGAGATAGACTGGCTTTTGATTGGAAGGCAGCCGGACAAGATGACAACTATGAAGTGTACGGCTTCATCGTGGATGAGTCCGGTAATCACATTGAATTGATGTATGGTCGTGGACAAACAGGAGATTGGACGTCCTATCGGGGAGAAATTCCACACGACGGAAGATACAAGTTCCGGTTCGTAGTGGGATCTTATGATAAAACGGGCGGGTTGGTGCTAGGGGCATCCCTGGAAATCGACAATGTCCGTCTGTTGAGCAGCGCGATCACAGACAAGGTGGCCGAGTCTGTAGCCCGTCTGGTTACTTATTCGAATGACGGAACAGCTGTGGATCCGCTTCAGCGGCAAATCGACATGACCCTTGCTAATTCGGAAGGCGATACGTATACGATTGGCGGCGTTACTGTAGTAGCCGAACCGCGTCTCAAATTGCTCAGCGCAATTGTAGAAGATGAGAAGCCAGGGGAATTGGTGCTGACCTTCAATCTTCCTGTTGGCAATCATGTGAATGACGTTGACCTGGACAATTTGAAGGTCAATGGATTGGAAATTGACTCTGTATTATCTGTAGAAGACGAAAAAGTTGTAGTGAAATTGAAAGAACCTGCTGGTCCGGGAGAGTTGACGCTGTCTTATGATGCTGAGCGAGACAATGTGCAGTCCGTCAATGAACCGGACAATAAGCTGCCGTCCATGATCGCTGATAATCTGGGTGGACCGGTAGACAACCAGATTATCCCGTTAGAACTGGAACGGATTCAGGTTATCGGCGAAGAACCTTACAATACGGTTGACCTCGTCTTCAATAAGCCTGTGGGCGGCGCAGGACTAGAGGTAGGCAAGATCATTCCGGGTTTTGAAATCGGAGGCAAGTCCGTTACGGTTGAAGAAATCAACGGAAATATTGTACGGGTTAAGATCGACGGGACATTGCAAGCCGATGACCAGGTTACCTATGACGCGGATAATGGAATCGCGGATGCCAACAACCGGAACAATACACTGGCTCCGATCGAAGGGGAAAATCCCGCGTCTCAGCCTGACGTGACAGAAGATCCGCTGCAACTGGTTCGAGTGGAAGTCGAGCATGAGACGCCGAATCAGGTGAAGCTGACCTTTAATTATCCCATTGATGATGCTAGCTTTAACTGGACAGGCTTCGAGATTAACGGTCTGACGCCGATTGGCAAGCTTTCCCCTGACGACAATGATCCTGTTGTTGTACTGGAGCTTCCAGAGCCGCTAGGGCCGGAAGAGCTGTCGCTCATCTACGATAAGGCCAAAGGTTCGGTAGGCTCCTACTATAACCCTGCTACCAATCTGTTGGATAATATCGGCGCCGCGGAGCAGCCGGACACAGTTGCCAACAAGATTCGGGCGCTTGAACTGGTCAGAGTCACTACTGACCCTAACAATCCGGCTCAATTGAAGCTGAAGTTCAATATGCCGATCGCCACTGACGGTTTGGCCCCGGGGGAAGCGATTGCCGGATTGACTGTTGGCGATGACAAAAAGCCAGTCTACTATGTCGGAAGCAATGGGGCTGGCGATGAAATCACCGTTCGCCTTGATGCGCCTTACGTGGCGGGGGATGAGCTCGCTTACGATGAAACCGCGGGCGATATTGCTGCAGCGGGCAATGTGAACAATGAGCTGGGCAATATCAACCTTTCTACTATACCGATGGTAAGCGGGAAGATTTCTGAATTTGGTTTGGAACTGAATGGCGAACCGCTAGTGCTGCTGCCTGACTTCGATCCGGATAAGAATAACGGTAATGGAGAGGGCTACCTGGCGGTAGTACCGAATGATGTGACAAGCGTGTCGATCTCTCCAACTCCATACAATGTGGAAGAAACTGTCACCAAAGTATGGTTGAACGGCGTGGAGGTTGTAAAAGACTCCGTGGATGGATGGGATTGGAGCAACCTCGGAGAGCTTCAAGAAGGACGGAATGAAATTAAAGTGCAAGTGTTTGACCAAACCGATCTGACTGCGCCTTTGGAGGAGTACACGATTGTCATCGTGCGTGCTACAGGCAAGCTGATTAACCTTGAATCTTCTCATGGTCAACTAAGTCCGGCCTTTGATGCGGATGCGGAAGAACAAGACTACGAAATTCGGGTAGGGAATGCCGTAAGAAGCATTGCCCTCACTGCGACTGCACTCGATCCGGGAGCGCAAATCGTGATGAGCATCAACGACGGCGAGGCCATACCTGTCGTTAATGGCGACGCCAGCGAGAGCTTCAGCCTTCGAGTCGGGACGAATACGATTCTCGTAACCGTAACGGATTCCTCAGGACAGGTAACCGAATACACGGTCACTGTGATTCGTTCTGGAGCAAGCAGCGGCGGTGGCGGACCTGTTACAGAGTCTGTGACCGTAGATGTCATCATTGGCGGAGACAAGGAAGCGGATATTGTTAAAGTCGATATCCACCGCACTAGAGAGAACGGCAGTATCCATGACCGCGTAGCCTTCACGCCGGAGAAAGCTGAGGAAGCGGCGCAGAAGGCTGCTGAAACTGGAGAAAGCATCGCTCGCATAGTGATTCCTGACCCAGAAGATGAAGTGAGCGAATTGCAAGTGGATATACCGTTGGAAACGTTGAAGATTTTGCAGGATAGCGGCATTGATCTGGAGATTTATACTGACCATGGCGTAATCCAAATTCCGCGCACTTCTTTGGAAGGACTGGAAGAGGAATTCTACTTCCGCCTTGTGCCGGTGAGAGATCCGAATTTGCGCAGTGAAGTAGAAGAACGCGCAACGACGGAACGGATTGTTCGTGAAATGGCTGGAAACAAGGAAGTATATGTCGTAACGCGTCCCATGACCATCGAGACGAACTTGTCCAGTCGTCCAGTTACTCTGATCCTCCCATTGCGCGATGTCCAGTTGCCGAGCGATGCGGCAGAGCGCGAGCAATTCCTGAGTGAACTGTCCATCTTCATCGAGCACACTGATGGAGATAAGGCACTAGTTCAAGGCAAGCCGGTACGGATGAACGATGGAACATGGGGGCTGCAATTCGGCATTGCGAAATTCAGTACCTTCACGATCGTTCATACGGCATCGGATGGCCGTCATGAAAGCTATATGAACGGCTATCCAGACGGTACCTTCAAGCCGGAGAATGGGTTGACTCGGGCAGAGCTGGCGATGATTTTGGACAATCTCGGCGCAGCAGGCTCAGTCGTCGGAGAAGGTTACTCGGATGTAGCTGACACGCATTGGGCTGCAACGGCCATTAAGCGGGTGCAAGCTGCCGAATTGATGACAGGCTATCCGGATGCAACCTTCCGCCCGGATCAAATGATCACACGTGCTGAAATGGCCGCCTTTGCTTTCAACTATCTAAACCTGCAAGCGGCAACTGAGGAAACTACGTATTCGGATGTCTCGCCAACCTACTGGGCGCACGGCTTTATTGCAGCTTTGACCCAGGAAGGGTGGATGGAAGGATACTTGGACGGCACGTTTAAACCTGCCGGATTGTTGACGCGTGCGGAAGCTGTAACGCTGATCAATCAGCTGTTTGAGCGAGGACCGCTGTATAACGCGCCAACATCCATATGGCCAGATGTAAAGGAAAGTCACTGGGCCTTCCGCGACATTATGGAGGCGTCGGTTGATCATTCCTATAAGCTTCGCACTGAAGGCGGCGAACACTGGGTTTCTCCTTAA
- a CDS encoding SRPBCC family protein, whose product MSDSKSNAVPDIRQSQVFNAPVSKVWDAVATAEGIAAWFMPNNFKPEPGYEFEMDSGPFGMSQCKVLEVVPQSLVRFQWGKDWTVTFELKDVGGKTEFTLIHSGWDADKVTEFGQSHREVRDRMNQGWVGLVQKLGEQVEA is encoded by the coding sequence ATGTCAGATTCCAAATCAAATGCCGTACCGGATATTCGCCAATCTCAGGTGTTCAACGCCCCGGTAAGCAAGGTGTGGGACGCTGTTGCAACAGCGGAGGGGATTGCGGCATGGTTCATGCCGAACAATTTCAAGCCTGAGCCGGGATATGAATTCGAGATGGATTCCGGTCCTTTCGGTATGTCGCAGTGCAAGGTGCTGGAGGTTGTGCCGCAAAGTCTGGTCAGGTTTCAATGGGGAAAGGACTGGACGGTAACGTTCGAGCTGAAGGATGTCGGAGGGAAGACGGAATTCACCTTAATCCACAGCGGATGGGATGCGGACAAGGTGACCGAGTTCGGACAGAGCCATCGCGAGGTGCGCGATCGCATGAACCAGGGCTGGGTCGGGCTCGTGCAGAAGCTTGGCGAGCAGGTGGAGGCGTAA
- a CDS encoding ArsR/SmtB family transcription factor — MEAARSEKPDVFQAIADPTRRRLLRLLDEQEMPVTAISSHFPISRTAVSKHLHILADAGLVRERKVGRERRYRLDPEPLLELKRWLAYYERYWENKLSMLKSYVESEEE; from the coding sequence ATGGAAGCAGCCCGTTCGGAGAAGCCGGATGTGTTCCAAGCCATCGCCGATCCTACCCGGCGCCGGTTGCTGCGTTTGTTGGATGAACAGGAAATGCCGGTGACAGCAATCAGCAGCCATTTCCCAATCAGCCGAACCGCTGTCTCCAAGCATCTGCACATTTTGGCCGACGCGGGACTCGTTCGCGAGCGCAAGGTCGGCCGGGAAAGGCGCTATCGACTAGATCCGGAACCTCTGCTGGAGCTCAAACGATGGTTGGCCTACTATGAACGTTACTGGGAAAACAAGCTGTCCATGCTCAAATCATATGTGGAATCCGAGGAGGAATAG